The following coding sequences are from one Geothrix sp. window:
- a CDS encoding O-linked N-acetylglucosamine transferase, SPINDLY family protein has protein sequence MRGPSRPPTGPCSSAGRRRSPLDSGHTLIEELNGLIALFNEGRFEEVEAPARALLGQFPLSGSTWLILGASQLAQGKQALGALKRAVNLLPEDAEAHCNLGVALEQGGRLAEAEASYRKALSLNAQSANAHCFLGHTLRSQGRLEEAVACYQAALAIDPVHYKANHGLKSALTRVGRLAETEALCRRTLLAKPDFDEMRQALCNTLAYMSTYEEVVKESDRVLERQPDQPGIWEQRLYCFSYHPDLSAEEIFREFSRWGARHPVPQVDFSAHDRNPNRRLRIGYVSPDFRKHTSRFFFWPLFLNHDREAFELFAYSNVQGEVAWTRLFREQFEHWRDIGGVDDGTVASMVKEDRIDILVDLCGHMAGERLGVFALKPAPIQATWLGSAWTTGLKAIDYALFDPFVAPEGTLTSETIHRLPHSFMVFQPPVETADLVPPPCFKNGFITFGYSGRTERLNHRTFRVWGEILRRLPDARLILDFGPFADPATQAHYRAFLASHGVDIQRVVMRKSPRIFEGLNDIDILLDSFPHSGGTMLMDALWMGVPFVTLASRPPVGRLGLGMLMNLGLPEWVAATEAEYIDKACHFAGEALTLKELRLGMRERMRNSPLMDGPGFARAFEAAYRSMFERWSKGASRG, from the coding sequence TTGCGCGGGCCTTCGAGGCCGCCTACCGGACCATGTTCGAGCGCTGGACGAAGGAGGTCCCCCCTGGACAGCGGACACACCCTGATTGAGGAACTGAACGGGCTGATTGCGCTGTTCAACGAGGGCCGCTTCGAAGAGGTCGAGGCCCCGGCACGCGCCCTGCTCGGGCAGTTTCCGCTCTCGGGGAGCACCTGGCTGATCCTCGGGGCTTCACAACTCGCCCAGGGCAAGCAGGCCCTGGGCGCCCTGAAGCGGGCGGTGAACCTCTTGCCAGAGGATGCAGAAGCCCACTGCAACCTGGGTGTGGCCCTGGAGCAGGGTGGCCGCCTGGCGGAGGCTGAGGCTTCCTACCGGAAGGCCCTGTCGCTGAATGCCCAGTCCGCCAATGCCCACTGCTTTCTCGGCCACACCTTGAGAAGCCAGGGCCGACTCGAGGAAGCCGTGGCCTGCTACCAGGCGGCCCTGGCGATCGATCCTGTCCACTACAAGGCGAACCATGGCCTGAAATCCGCCCTGACCCGGGTGGGCCGGTTGGCGGAAACCGAGGCCCTGTGCCGCAGGACCCTGCTGGCGAAGCCCGACTTCGATGAGATGCGACAGGCCCTTTGCAACACCCTTGCCTACATGTCGACGTATGAAGAGGTGGTGAAGGAGAGCGACCGGGTCCTCGAGAGGCAGCCCGATCAACCGGGGATCTGGGAGCAGCGTCTCTACTGTTTCTCCTACCACCCCGACCTCAGCGCCGAGGAGATCTTCCGGGAATTCAGCCGATGGGGAGCTCGCCACCCCGTCCCGCAGGTCGACTTCAGCGCCCACGATCGCAATCCGAACCGCCGCCTCCGCATCGGCTATGTCTCCCCGGATTTCCGGAAGCACACGTCGCGGTTCTTCTTCTGGCCCCTGTTCCTGAACCACGACCGGGAGGCCTTCGAGCTGTTCGCCTATTCGAATGTCCAGGGCGAAGTGGCCTGGACGAGGCTCTTCAGGGAACAGTTCGAGCACTGGCGGGATATTGGGGGAGTGGACGACGGGACCGTCGCCTCGATGGTCAAGGAGGATCGGATCGACATCCTCGTGGACCTCTGCGGTCACATGGCGGGCGAGCGGCTCGGCGTGTTCGCCCTGAAGCCGGCTCCGATCCAGGCGACCTGGCTGGGGTCCGCGTGGACGACCGGACTGAAGGCCATCGACTACGCGTTGTTCGACCCTTTCGTTGCTCCGGAAGGCACCCTGACCAGCGAGACCATTCACCGGCTTCCCCATTCCTTCATGGTGTTCCAGCCACCGGTGGAGACGGCCGACCTCGTCCCTCCACCCTGCTTCAAGAACGGGTTCATCACCTTCGGGTACTCCGGCCGCACCGAGCGGCTCAACCACCGGACCTTCCGCGTCTGGGGCGAGATCCTGAGGCGCCTTCCGGATGCAAGGCTGATCCTGGACTTCGGTCCCTTCGCCGATCCCGCAACCCAGGCCCATTACCGGGCGTTTCTCGCCAGTCACGGAGTGGATATCCAGCGGGTGGTCATGCGGAAGAGCCCCAGGATCTTCGAGGGCCTGAACGACATCGACATCCTCCTGGACAGCTTTCCCCACAGCGGGGGAACCATGCTGATGGACGCGCTTTGGATGGGAGTGCCCTTCGTGACCCTCGCCAGCCGCCCGCCCGTGGGGCGGCTGGGGCTGGGCATGCTGATGAACCTGGGGCTGCCCGAGTGGGTGGCCGCCACCGAAGCGGAGTACATCGACAAGGCCTGCCATTTCGCGGGCGAGGCCTTGACCCTGAAGGAGCTCAGGCTTGGCATGAGGGAGAGGATGAGAAATTCCCCCCTGATGGACGGGCCGGGTTTCGCCCGGGCCTTCGAGGCCGCCTACCGGAGCATGTTCGAGCGCTGGTCGAAGGGGGCTTCCCGTGGATAG
- a CDS encoding tetratricopeptide repeat protein, which yields MPEVRIRHFLPALMGSLHQQRAEGELVLEQNDGTRRLYWADGDLKYLRSDAVGEQFGNFLIRRGVLDMASLKELLSDGEGSRVGDRVVQWGLMTVEERDERLHELLGSVLLHAMEHQILKMTWIPGGLDENLSGDLQFRLDHRWLVWDTFQSAKIDRELVEMFRSEPDWRWRALPNLLEALSSLPLTPTLAYALSLLGTEPLGCDTIASLTGLPQEQAAKLVATLWALGGLDLVRGELPLLPKEEPPPPPPVPEPVIELEPDPEPILVIQDDLVPPPAHFLSDPLELDLPEPTPVMLPPIPVEEAEPSPSERARRLLVKAKSYMMQDRTSEAIRSLEQAIKLDGDSPAAFESWMLLGRLRLSNPAWSTRAIEALQVASRLNPRAAEPWALMGELYHRKGFRANAQGCFRRALELDPSVAVPAGWSAEDPALPTKEAQASLMGKLRGMFGREKG from the coding sequence GTGCCCGAAGTTCGCATCCGCCATTTCCTGCCGGCCCTCATGGGATCCCTCCACCAGCAGAGGGCCGAGGGTGAGCTTGTGCTGGAACAGAACGACGGGACGCGCCGCCTCTACTGGGCCGACGGCGACCTGAAGTACCTGCGCAGCGACGCGGTCGGCGAGCAGTTCGGCAACTTCCTCATCCGCCGGGGCGTGCTGGACATGGCGTCGCTCAAGGAACTGCTCTCCGACGGCGAGGGATCGCGCGTGGGGGACCGCGTCGTGCAGTGGGGCCTGATGACCGTGGAGGAGCGCGACGAGCGCCTGCACGAGCTGCTGGGTTCGGTGCTGCTGCATGCCATGGAGCACCAGATCCTGAAGATGACCTGGATTCCCGGAGGCCTCGACGAGAACCTCAGCGGGGATCTGCAGTTCCGCCTGGATCACCGGTGGCTGGTCTGGGACACCTTCCAGAGCGCCAAGATCGACCGGGAGCTGGTGGAGATGTTCCGCAGTGAACCCGACTGGCGCTGGCGGGCCCTGCCGAACCTGCTCGAGGCCCTCAGCAGCCTTCCCCTGACGCCCACGCTCGCCTATGCGCTCTCCCTGCTGGGCACGGAGCCCCTGGGCTGCGACACCATCGCCTCCCTGACGGGGCTTCCCCAGGAGCAGGCCGCCAAGCTGGTCGCGACGCTCTGGGCCCTGGGCGGGCTGGACCTGGTGCGCGGCGAGCTGCCCCTCCTGCCGAAGGAGGAACCACCCCCGCCGCCGCCCGTCCCGGAGCCCGTGATCGAGCTCGAGCCCGACCCCGAGCCGATCCTGGTGATCCAGGATGACCTGGTGCCGCCACCCGCCCACTTCCTGTCGGACCCTCTGGAACTGGATCTGCCGGAGCCGACGCCGGTGATGCTGCCGCCCATTCCGGTGGAGGAGGCGGAACCCTCGCCCAGCGAGCGGGCCCGGCGTCTGCTCGTCAAGGCCAAGTCCTACATGATGCAGGACCGCACCAGCGAGGCCATCCGATCCCTCGAGCAGGCCATCAAGCTGGACGGGGATTCCCCGGCCGCCTTCGAGTCCTGGATGCTCCTCGGGCGGCTCAGGCTGAGCAACCCGGCCTGGTCCACCCGCGCCATCGAGGCTCTGCAGGTGGCCTCCCGCCTGAACCCCCGTGCCGCTGAGCCCTGGGCCCTCATGGGTGAGCTCTACCACCGCAAGGGCTTCCGGGCGAACGCCCAGGGCTGTTTCCGTCGGGCCCTGGAGCTGGACCCCTCGGTGGCCGTTCCCGCCGGGTGGTCCGCGGAGGACCCGGCCCTGCCCACCAAGGAGGCCCAGGCGAGCCTCATGGGCAAGCTGAGGGGGATGTTCGGCCGGGAGAAGGGCTGA
- a CDS encoding O-linked N-acetylglucosamine transferase, SPINDLY family protein produces MDSQSAPTGRLNDLRALFNGQAFEEAELQARSLMADFPLSGEAWLILGAALQSQGKAALPALKRAVSLMPGHAEAHFRLGIAQEQMGRLEAAEDSYRQALILNTRFADVHCFLGETLRKLGSPEEAIESFSRALAINPVHEKANHCLRFLYSRLGRLVEAEALCRRTLALKPDFDELRQCLSTALAHLSNYEDVARESDRAMERWPDHKVMWEQRLYCFSYHPDLSGEDIFKEFVRWGDRFPDASPDFSDHDRNPERRLRIGYVSPDFRSHSSRFYFWPLFSNHDRASFELFAYSNVEHEARWTRCFREQFEHWRDIRGVDDEEVARLVREDRIDILVDLCGHMEDERLGVFTLKPAPVQATWLGSAWTTGLKAIDYAMFDPFVAPEGTLARETIYRLPHSFLVFQPDPKTADLAHAPCTKNGHVTFGYSGRTERLNHRIFKAWGDILKRLPDAKLILDYPPFADPATQAYYRDFLSRQGVDTDRVIMRRSPDIFEGLNDIDILLDSFPHGGGTMLMDALWMGVPFVTLASRPPVGRLGTGMLMNLGLPEWVATSEAEYVEKACRFAGDPQGLDELRLGMRKRMQASPLMDGPSFARGVEDAYRYMFDTWLQKHPLSNPSNAMRGDCPGGGTA; encoded by the coding sequence GTGGATAGCCAGAGCGCGCCAACCGGGCGGTTGAACGATCTGCGGGCCCTGTTCAATGGCCAGGCATTCGAGGAGGCCGAGCTGCAGGCCAGGAGCCTGATGGCCGACTTCCCGCTCTCCGGCGAGGCGTGGCTGATCCTGGGGGCGGCCCTGCAATCCCAGGGGAAGGCCGCCCTTCCCGCCCTGAAGCGGGCCGTAAGCCTGATGCCAGGGCATGCCGAGGCCCACTTCCGCCTCGGGATCGCCCAGGAGCAGATGGGCCGGCTCGAAGCAGCGGAGGACAGCTACCGCCAGGCCCTGATCCTCAACACCCGGTTTGCCGATGTTCACTGCTTTCTTGGTGAGACCCTGAGGAAGCTGGGATCTCCCGAGGAGGCCATCGAGAGCTTTTCCAGGGCGCTCGCCATCAATCCCGTTCATGAAAAAGCGAACCACTGCCTGAGGTTTCTGTATTCGAGACTGGGCCGGCTCGTGGAGGCGGAGGCGCTCTGCCGGAGGACCCTCGCGCTCAAGCCTGACTTCGACGAGCTGCGGCAGTGCCTTTCCACCGCGCTGGCCCACCTCTCCAATTACGAGGACGTCGCGAGGGAGAGCGACCGGGCCATGGAGCGGTGGCCCGACCACAAGGTGATGTGGGAACAGCGCCTCTACTGCTTCTCCTATCATCCCGACCTGAGCGGGGAGGACATCTTCAAGGAGTTCGTGCGCTGGGGGGACCGCTTCCCGGACGCCAGCCCGGACTTCAGCGACCATGATCGGAACCCGGAGCGCCGCCTCCGCATCGGGTATGTCTCTCCCGACTTCCGTTCCCACAGCTCCCGATTCTATTTCTGGCCCCTGTTCAGCAACCATGATCGGGCCTCCTTCGAGTTGTTCGCGTACTCCAACGTCGAGCATGAAGCCCGCTGGACCCGCTGCTTCCGGGAGCAGTTCGAGCACTGGCGGGACATCCGGGGCGTCGATGATGAGGAGGTCGCCAGGCTGGTCCGGGAGGATCGGATCGACATCCTCGTGGACCTTTGCGGCCACATGGAGGACGAGCGGCTCGGCGTGTTCACCCTCAAGCCGGCCCCCGTCCAGGCGACCTGGCTGGGATCCGCCTGGACCACCGGACTGAAGGCGATCGACTACGCGATGTTCGACCCCTTCGTCGCCCCCGAAGGGACGCTGGCCCGGGAGACCATCTACCGCCTTCCCCATTCGTTCCTGGTGTTCCAGCCGGACCCGAAGACGGCGGACCTGGCGCACGCCCCCTGCACCAAGAACGGCCACGTCACGTTCGGCTATTCGGGACGGACGGAACGCCTGAACCACCGGATCTTCAAGGCCTGGGGAGACATCCTGAAGCGCCTCCCGGATGCCAAGCTGATCCTCGACTACCCCCCCTTTGCCGACCCCGCCACCCAGGCCTACTACCGCGACTTCCTCTCCCGGCAGGGTGTGGACACGGATCGCGTGATCATGCGGAGGAGCCCCGATATATTCGAAGGGCTGAACGACATCGACATTCTCTTGGATAGTTTTCCTCATGGCGGGGGAACCATGCTGATGGACGCGCTTTGGATGGGAGTGCCGTTTGTAACCCTGGCCAGCCGCCCGCCCGTGGGCCGGCTGGGGACGGGCATGCTGATGAACCTGGGGCTGCCCGAGTGGGTGGCCACCAGCGAGGCGGAATACGTCGAGAAGGCCTGTCGTTTCGCGGGAGATCCGCAGGGGCTGGATGAGCTCAGGCTCGGGATGCGGAAGCGCATGCAGGCCTCCCCGCTGATGGACGGACCCAGCTTCGCCCGGGGCGTCGAGGACGCCTACCGGTACATGTTCGATACCTGGCTTCAAAAACACCCCTTGTCCAACCCCTCGAACGCCATGCGGGGCGATTGCCCAGGCGGAGGTACCGCATGA
- a CDS encoding O-linked N-acetylglucosamine transferase, SPINDLY family protein: protein MGSEERRFFLSEGEAPLDRLNQLAALLQAGQYEAVEGQALALVSEYPLAGGAWLVLGVSLESQGKPSLAALNRAARLEPDNAVALCNLGAAEQRQGQTAKALERYRRALKFDPNLAIAHYNMGLGLRIVGSKEEAMEAFRCAIAVQPDYFDAYFQLGLLEQELGHLQAAVDTYQKAIAFRADSHMIFYNLGLGLRSLGRPEAAIEQYEKALRLRPDLPDVLNNMAMAYRDMGQVEAAIGCCRRALEIDPIHYHANLHLNLIYMDQKRLVESEQLCRKVLEAKPDFAEMRQNLARALAYMSDFGDVVSESDRAFLDKPDQVVIWEQRLYCYSYHPDLSAETIFQEFVRWGDRFPDPTTDFSAHDRNPNRRLRIGYVSPDFRAHSSRFYFWPLFCHHDKAAFELFAYSNVEKEVAWTRLFRGQFEHWRDIRGVDDEAVVNLVREDGIDILVDLCGHMQDERLGVFARKPAPIQATWLGSAWTTGLKTIDYALFDPFVAPEGTLTREAIHRLPHSFMVFQPPLETADIVPPPCLKNGHITFGYTGRSERLNHRTFRVWGEILKRLPDARLILDYASFADPMTQGRFRDLLVKHGVDTDRVTMRRSPKVFPGLNDIDILLDSFPHGGGTMLMDALWMGVPFVTLASRPPVGRLGLGMLMNLGLPEWVAATEAEYIDKACHFAGEALTLKDLRLGMRERMRNSPLMDGPGFARAFEAAYRTMFERWTKEVPPGQRTHPD from the coding sequence ATGGGCAGCGAGGAAAGGAGGTTTTTTCTGAGTGAAGGAGAAGCTCCGCTTGATCGCTTGAACCAGCTCGCAGCCCTGTTGCAGGCGGGACAGTACGAGGCGGTCGAAGGCCAGGCCCTCGCCCTGGTGAGTGAATACCCCCTTGCAGGTGGAGCCTGGCTGGTGCTTGGCGTTTCTCTGGAATCCCAGGGCAAGCCCTCGCTGGCGGCGCTGAATCGGGCCGCCCGCCTGGAACCGGACAATGCGGTGGCCCTCTGCAACCTCGGAGCGGCCGAGCAGCGGCAGGGGCAGACCGCGAAGGCCCTTGAGAGGTACAGGCGGGCCCTAAAATTTGATCCGAATCTAGCAATAGCCCATTACAACATGGGCCTTGGCCTGCGGATTGTTGGATCCAAAGAGGAGGCCATGGAGGCCTTTCGCTGTGCCATTGCGGTTCAGCCGGATTATTTTGATGCCTATTTCCAGCTGGGGTTGCTGGAACAGGAACTGGGTCACCTCCAGGCGGCGGTCGATACGTACCAGAAGGCCATAGCGTTCAGGGCCGATTCCCACATGATCTTCTACAACCTGGGGCTGGGGTTGCGGTCCCTGGGCCGCCCCGAAGCGGCGATCGAACAGTACGAAAAGGCCCTCAGGCTCAGGCCCGACCTTCCGGATGTCCTGAACAACATGGCCATGGCCTACAGGGACATGGGCCAGGTCGAAGCGGCGATTGGCTGCTGTCGGCGAGCGCTCGAGATCGATCCGATCCACTATCATGCCAATTTGCATCTCAATCTGATCTACATGGATCAAAAACGATTGGTTGAATCGGAACAATTGTGTCGCAAGGTTTTGGAAGCAAAGCCAGACTTCGCTGAAATGCGTCAGAACCTGGCCCGGGCCCTGGCTTATATGTCGGACTTCGGGGATGTGGTTTCCGAAAGCGACCGGGCCTTCCTGGACAAGCCGGACCAGGTCGTCATCTGGGAACAGCGCCTGTACTGCTATTCCTACCACCCCGACCTGAGCGCCGAGACCATCTTCCAGGAGTTCGTGCGCTGGGGGGACCGGTTCCCGGACCCGACGACGGACTTCAGCGCCCATGACCGCAATCCGAACCGCCGTCTCCGCATCGGATACGTATCCCCCGATTTCCGGGCCCACAGTTCCCGCTTCTATTTCTGGCCCCTGTTCTGCCACCACGACAAAGCGGCCTTCGAGTTGTTCGCCTACTCCAACGTCGAGAAGGAGGTGGCCTGGACCCGGCTCTTCCGGGGCCAGTTCGAGCACTGGCGGGACATCCGCGGTGTGGACGATGAGGCCGTCGTAAACCTGGTCCGGGAGGACGGCATCGACATCCTTGTGGATCTCTGCGGGCACATGCAGGACGAGCGGCTGGGGGTGTTCGCCCGGAAGCCGGCGCCCATCCAGGCGACCTGGCTGGGGTCTGCCTGGACCACCGGGCTGAAGACCATCGACTACGCCCTGTTCGATCCCTTCGTCGCCCCCGAGGGCACCCTGACCCGCGAGGCCATCCACCGGCTTCCCCATTCCTTCATGGTGTTCCAGCCCCCGCTGGAAACGGCTGACATTGTCCCGCCGCCCTGTCTGAAGAACGGCCACATCACCTTCGGGTACACCGGGCGCTCGGAGCGCCTGAACCACCGGACCTTCCGGGTGTGGGGGGAGATCCTGAAGCGGCTTCCCGATGCGAGGTTGATCCTCGACTACGCCTCCTTCGCCGACCCGATGACCCAGGGCCGTTTCCGCGACCTCCTGGTGAAGCACGGGGTGGACACAGATCGCGTGACCATGCGCAGGAGCCCCAAGGTGTTCCCCGGCCTGAACGACATCGACATCCTGCTGGACAGCTTCCCGCACGGCGGGGGCACCATGCTGATGGACGCGCTGTGGATGGGCGTGCCCTTCGTGACCCTCGCCAGCCGTCCGCCCGTGGGGCGGCTGGGGCTGGGCATGCTGATGAACCTGGGGCTGCCCGAGTGGGTGGCTGCCACCGAAGCGGAGTACATCGACAAGGCCTGCCATTTCGCGGGCGAGGCCCTGACCCTGAAGGATCTCCGGCTTGGCATGAGGGAGAGGATGAGGAACTCCCCCCTGATGGACGGACCGGGTTTTGCGCGGGCCTTCGAGGCCGCCTACCGGACCATGTTCGAGCGCTGGACGAAGGAGGTCCCCCCTGGACAGCGGACACACCCTGATTGA
- a CDS encoding serine/threonine protein kinase translates to MFEKLGKFEIKRVLGNGAMGEVYLGVDPSIGREVAIKTILPAAAQGGEAKERFAREARAAGVLNHPNLVTIYEFGEDQGVLYIAMEYVKGHDLEELLQDHSLTRSESLEILAQVCDGLGFAHRQQIVHRDIKPTNVRVQRDGRRLHAKVMDFGVAKISNSDMTATGMVMGTVSYMAPEYIRFGKPDPRSDLFAVGVMLYESLSGRKPFAGDTTPTVLYKIVNEPPDPIETEKLQGISPAIRTVLDRALCKNPEERYQTAEDLAKALRAAKDPSWMGQVDEATTLMQVSAPTAAARAVPANTTLQVPAAPPVVTAEPRPAPRPAGSGKGLWIGIAALGLLAVTGATWWTLKDRASLPAATTTDPKVESAPAPGEVKTAAGVISPTQAAIPSPGISEPQGTRKPAAPLPSTRPDTPAEIRPEPARPTPPKTAETKPREARAIDQPELYQPEKLDKLQVHERMNLGNVSLSEAIQMADSQPEKAIQGFRQAIKADPTNVNAHAWLAVVLYDQGRTSEFVQELREARRQGILGQMAARNLRFKSVLNQARFSRKLPADLAD, encoded by the coding sequence ATGTTCGAGAAGCTCGGGAAATTCGAGATCAAGCGCGTCCTCGGAAACGGCGCCATGGGCGAGGTCTATCTGGGCGTGGATCCCTCCATCGGTCGGGAGGTGGCCATCAAGACCATCCTTCCCGCCGCGGCCCAGGGCGGAGAGGCCAAGGAGCGGTTCGCCCGCGAAGCCCGGGCCGCCGGCGTCCTGAACCACCCGAACCTTGTGACCATCTACGAATTCGGCGAGGACCAGGGCGTCCTCTACATTGCCATGGAGTACGTGAAGGGGCATGACCTGGAGGAGCTCCTGCAGGATCATTCACTGACCCGCTCCGAGTCGCTGGAGATCCTGGCCCAGGTCTGCGACGGGCTGGGTTTCGCCCACCGGCAGCAGATCGTCCACCGCGACATCAAGCCCACCAACGTCCGCGTCCAGCGGGACGGGCGGCGGCTCCACGCCAAGGTGATGGATTTCGGCGTGGCCAAGATCAGCAATTCGGACATGACGGCCACGGGCATGGTCATGGGCACGGTCAGCTACATGGCGCCCGAGTACATCCGCTTCGGCAAACCCGATCCCCGCAGCGACCTGTTCGCCGTGGGCGTGATGCTCTACGAGAGCCTCAGCGGTCGGAAGCCCTTCGCCGGCGATACCACGCCGACGGTGCTCTACAAGATCGTGAATGAGCCGCCCGACCCCATCGAGACCGAGAAGCTGCAGGGCATCAGCCCCGCCATCAGGACCGTGCTGGACCGCGCGCTCTGCAAGAATCCCGAGGAGCGGTACCAGACCGCGGAGGACCTAGCCAAGGCCCTGCGGGCCGCGAAGGACCCCTCCTGGATGGGTCAGGTCGACGAGGCCACCACCCTGATGCAGGTCTCCGCCCCCACGGCCGCTGCCAGGGCCGTACCCGCGAACACCACCCTGCAGGTCCCCGCCGCCCCCCCGGTGGTCACCGCGGAACCACGCCCGGCCCCCCGGCCCGCTGGCAGCGGCAAGGGGCTGTGGATCGGAATCGCCGCCCTGGGCCTGCTCGCGGTGACGGGAGCCACCTGGTGGACCCTGAAGGACCGTGCCTCCCTGCCCGCGGCCACCACCACGGATCCCAAAGTGGAATCCGCCCCCGCTCCCGGCGAAGTGAAGACCGCCGCGGGGGTGATATCCCCCACACAAGCGGCCATCCCGTCCCCAGGCATATCCGAGCCCCAGGGCACCCGGAAACCCGCCGCTCCGCTGCCCTCGACTCGGCCGGATACCCCGGCCGAGATCCGCCCCGAACCAGCCAGACCCACGCCACCCAAGACCGCCGAGACGAAGCCCAGGGAGGCCAGGGCCATCGACCAGCCCGAGCTCTACCAGCCCGAAAAGCTGGACAAGCTGCAGGTCCACGAGCGGATGAACCTCGGCAATGTCTCCCTGAGCGAAGCCATCCAGATGGCAGACAGCCAACCCGAGAAGGCCATCCAGGGCTTCCGGCAGGCCATCAAGGCCGACCCCACCAATGTCAACGCCCACGCCTGGCTGGCCGTGGTGCTCTACGATCAGGGCCGCACCAGCGAGTTCGTCCAGGAGCTCCGCGAGGCCCGACGCCAGGGCATCCTGGGGCAGATGGCGGCCCGGAACCTGCGCTTCAAGTCCGTGCTCAACCAGGCCCGGTTCAGCCGGAAGCTGCCGGCCGATCTGGCGGACTGA
- the rfbG gene encoding CDP-glucose 4,6-dehydratase — translation MENLGLTGAFWRDRRVFLTGHTGFKGGWLTLWLEALGAKVHGFALPPPTRPNLFDAAGIEAHVSGSTLGDLADRALLANALQQAQPEVVFHLAAQPLVRHSYAFPVETFATNVLGTVHLLEAVRGCPSVRAVVNVTTDKCYENQEWPWGYRENDPLGGADPYASSKACSELVTAAYRRSFLGTAGVGVATARAGNVIGGGDWAADRLLPDAFRALDGGKPLIIRAPGAIRPWQHVLESLSGYLALAERLHEDGQAFAGAWNFGPSEQGARSVADLLGRLAELEPTFRWEHDASPQPHETSVLMLDSTRTRLKLGWQPRWQVETALARSLAWHQAWRQGRDMAEFTLEQIRDYSQSVGERTSPS, via the coding sequence GTGGAAAACCTGGGACTGACTGGCGCCTTCTGGCGGGACCGCCGGGTCTTCCTGACCGGCCACACGGGCTTCAAGGGAGGCTGGCTGACTCTCTGGCTCGAGGCGCTCGGCGCCAAGGTCCACGGGTTCGCGCTGCCTCCCCCAACCCGGCCGAACCTGTTCGACGCCGCCGGAATCGAGGCGCATGTCAGCGGCAGCACCCTCGGCGACCTGGCCGACCGGGCCCTGCTGGCCAACGCCCTGCAGCAGGCCCAGCCCGAGGTGGTCTTCCACCTGGCGGCCCAGCCGCTCGTGCGCCACTCCTATGCCTTTCCGGTGGAGACCTTCGCGACCAATGTGCTGGGGACGGTCCACCTCCTCGAGGCCGTGCGCGGGTGCCCTTCGGTGCGGGCGGTGGTCAATGTCACCACCGACAAGTGCTACGAGAACCAGGAATGGCCATGGGGGTACCGGGAGAACGATCCCCTGGGAGGGGCCGATCCCTATGCCAGCAGCAAGGCCTGCTCCGAACTCGTCACCGCGGCCTATCGCCGCTCCTTCCTCGGGACCGCCGGCGTGGGCGTCGCCACGGCTCGGGCCGGCAACGTCATCGGGGGCGGCGACTGGGCGGCGGATCGCCTGCTTCCCGATGCCTTCCGGGCCCTGGACGGGGGGAAACCCCTGATCATCCGCGCCCCCGGGGCGATCCGCCCCTGGCAGCATGTACTGGAGTCCCTGTCCGGCTATCTGGCGCTGGCGGAGCGGCTGCACGAGGATGGGCAGGCCTTTGCGGGCGCCTGGAACTTCGGCCCATCTGAGCAGGGGGCCAGGTCGGTGGCGGACCTGCTGGGACGGCTGGCGGAGCTGGAGCCGACCTTCCGGTGGGAGCACGACGCTTCGCCCCAGCCCCATGAGACGTCGGTCCTCATGCTCGACAGCACGCGCACTCGGCTGAAGCTGGGCTGGCAGCCCCGCTGGCAGGTCGAGACCGCCCTGGCCCGGTCGTTGGCCTGGCATCAGGCCTGGCGGCAGGGGCGCGACATGGCCGAGTTCACCCTGGAGCAGATCCGGGACTACTCACAGTCGGTAGGGGAGAGGACCTCTCCGTCATGA
- the rfbF gene encoding glucose-1-phosphate cytidylyltransferase encodes MKVVILAGGLGTRLSEETHLKPKPMIEIGGRPILWHIMKMYSRYGLNEFVVCLGFKGYMIKEYFSNYFLHMSDVTFDIQNNRMEVHEEHAEPWRVTLVDTGADTLTGGRLKRIASYVEREKDFCLTYGDGVSDINIRDLVDFHRSHGRKATVTAVQPPGRYGSLVLEDRAVQGFIEKPLGDGGWINGGFFVLSPECLDFIEDDATAWEGTPLTQLAAEGELMAFKHHGFWQPMDTLRDKTQLETLWQQGVAPWKTWD; translated from the coding sequence ATGAAAGTCGTCATCCTCGCCGGTGGTCTGGGCACACGACTCAGCGAAGAAACCCACTTGAAGCCCAAGCCCATGATCGAGATCGGAGGCCGTCCCATCCTCTGGCACATCATGAAGATGTATTCGCGGTACGGCCTGAACGAGTTCGTCGTCTGCCTCGGGTTCAAGGGGTACATGATCAAGGAGTACTTCTCCAACTACTTCCTGCACATGAGTGACGTCACCTTCGACATCCAGAACAACCGCATGGAGGTCCACGAAGAGCACGCCGAACCCTGGCGGGTCACCCTCGTGGACACGGGTGCGGACACGCTGACCGGTGGGCGCCTGAAGCGGATCGCCTCCTACGTCGAACGGGAGAAGGACTTCTGCCTGACCTACGGGGATGGCGTGTCGGACATCAACATCCGGGACCTGGTGGATTTCCACCGCTCCCACGGCAGGAAGGCCACCGTCACCGCCGTCCAGCCCCCCGGCCGGTACGGCTCATTGGTATTGGAAGACCGGGCGGTTCAAGGGTTCATCGAGAAACCCCTCGGCGATGGAGGATGGATCAACGGCGGCTTCTTTGTCCTCTCCCCGGAATGCCTGGATTTCATCGAGGACGACGCCACCGCCTGGGAGGGGACTCCCCTCACCCAGCTGGCCGCCGAAGGCGAGCTCATGGCCTTCAAGCACCACGGGTTCTGGCAGCCCATGGACACCCTCCGGGACAAGACCCAACTGGAAACCCTTTGGCAGCAGGGAGTGGCCCCGTGGAAAACCTGGGACTGA